The Benincasa hispida cultivar B227 chromosome 9, ASM972705v1, whole genome shotgun sequence genome has a segment encoding these proteins:
- the LOC120086851 gene encoding uncharacterized protein LOC120086851: protein MLAQSFTRGREDSPFSLMQKKEQRMMIRKAVSSDLSKEIESYKLRISNEVEEEIKIMMSKSSLVVEEEEEEEEEEIECSCCGLKEECTKSYILEVQKSFSGNWVCGLCSEAVKERLFKFPNTTIDKALNFHREFCDSFNTTTRLNPKLSLTTSMRKIARKSFENRTNNLGPSSSSNNKNKLSRSISCDPRIGLQDSD, encoded by the exons ATGttagctcaatcatttacacgaggAAGAGAAGATTCACCATTTTCACTCATGCAg AAGAAGGAGCAAAGGATGATGATTCGAAAAGCAGTATCGTCAGATTTAAGCAAGGAGATTGAAAGTTACAAATTGAGAATCAGCAATgaagtagaagaagaaatcAAGATAATGATGAGCAAATCATCATTAgtagtggaagaagaagaagaagaagaagaagaagagattgaaTGCAGCTGCTGTGGGCTAAAAGAAGAGTGCACAAAATCCTACATTTTAGAGGTCCAAAAATCCTTTTCAGGGAATTGGGTTTGTGGGCTTTGCTCTGAAGCTGTTAAAGAAAGACTCTTCAAATTTCCCAACACAACCATTGATAAAGCTTTGAACTTTCACAGAGAATTTTGTGATAGTTTCAACACTACCACAAGGCTTAACCCTAAACTTTCCCTAACCACTTCCATGAGAAAGATTGCTCGAAAAAGTTTTGAGAACCGCACCAATAATTTGGGCCCTTCCAGCTCTAGTAATAATAAGAATAAGCTTTCTCGAAGCATTAGCTGTGATCCAAGAATTGGCCTCCAGGACTCTGACTAA